From a single Arachis hypogaea cultivar Tifrunner chromosome 3, arahy.Tifrunner.gnm2.J5K5, whole genome shotgun sequence genomic region:
- the LOC112734133 gene encoding pentatricopeptide repeat-containing protein At2g03380, mitochondrial-like: MVVVSGFLRRTPKPRLWWRPIHHHASFHQPPLHKLPPTFYLARMCQNADTLKKLHATLIVHGLCGGADQLLSATKLLSLYGSFGLVGSARRLFDQLPSPDLYSFKVMIRWYFLNDMHSDVVSIYDLARVTLGALNEDVVFSVVLKACRELRDAVSGKRLHCHVIKASYPDSFVLTCLVDVYSKCGLVDSARHVFDEISERNVVSWTAMIVAYVQNECAGEGLTLFNKMRECFMSGNEFTVVSLVNACTKLGSLHQGKWVHGYVIKSGIEVNSFLASSLLDMYVKCGDLRDAQKVFDDVLAVDVVSWTAMIVGYAQRDHPNMALELFSSKRWEGLLPNSVTLSSVLSACAQIGDSLLGRSLHVLAVKLGCDDDHAARNALIDVYAKCGAMSDARCVFETILDKDVVSWNSIVSGSAQCGCAYEALELFQRMRLESFSPDAVTIVGVFSACSSLGALQFGSSVHAFSFKCGLMSSSVYVGTALLNFYSKCGDARSARMVFDGMEEKNAVTWGAMIGGYGMQGDGSGSLALFKDMLREEFEPNDVLFTTILAACSHSGMVGEGSRLFDMMCGELNFVPSMKHYACMVDLLARSGNLDEALDFMDKMPVQPSVGVFGAFLHGCGLHSRFDLGEVAIRRMLELHPDEACYYVLVSNLYASDGRWGMVKEVREMIKQSGLSKVPGCSSVKIGINNHQYAKVAAIA; the protein is encoded by the coding sequence ATGGTCGTCGTTTCAGGATTCCTTCGTCGTACACCGAAACCACGCCTTTGGTGGAGGCCCATTCACCACCACGCATCATTCCACCAACCGCCGCTGCATAAACTGCCGCCAACCTTCTACCTCGCTCGGATGTGCCAAAACGCAGATACTCTCAAGAAGCTCCACGCGACCCTCATAGTCCACGGCCTGTGCGGCGGCGCTGACCAACTCCTCTCCGCCACAAAGCTTCTCAGCCTGTACGGCTCTTTCGGCTTGGTTGGCTCCGCCCGCCGCCTCTTCGACCAGCTCCCTTCACCTGACTTGTACTCCTTCAAGGTCATGATCCGTTGGTACTTCCTAAACGACATGCATTCCGACGTCGTTTCAATCTACGACCTTGCCAGAGTAACACTCGGTGCCTTAAACGAAGACGTCGTCTTCTCCGTCGTACTCAAAGCCTGCCGCGAGCTCCGCGACGCCGTTTCGGGGAAGCGGCTCCACTGCCACGTCATCAAGGCCAGCTATCCCGACAGCTTCGTCCTCACGTGCCTCGTCGACGTGTACTCCAAGTGCGGCCTTGTCGATAGTGCACGCCACGTGTTCGACGAAATATCCGAACGAAATGTGGTGTCATGGACCGCGATGATCGTTGCTTACGTGCAAAACGAGTGTGCCGGAGAAGGGTTGACGCTTTTTAACAAGATGAGGGAATGTTTTATGTCTGGGAATGAGTTCACTGTTGTGAGTTTGGTGAATGCGTGCACAAAGTTGGGATCTTTGCATCAAGGGAAGTGGGTTCATGGGTATGTGATTAAGAGTGGGATTGAGGTTAATTCGTTCTTGGCAAGTTCTCTTTTGGATATGTATGTCAAATGTGGTGACTTGAGGGATGCACAGAAGGTGTTTGATGATGTTTTAGCCGTTGATGTTGTTTCATGGACTGCTATGATTGTGGGGTATGCCCAAAGGGATCACCCTAACATGGCATTGGAGTTGTTCAGTAGTAAGAGATGGGAAGGACTCTTGCCGAATTCCGTTACCCTTTCGAGTGTGCTCTCTGCTTGTGCTCAGATTGGGGATTCCCTTTTGGGAAGGTCACTTCATGTTCTTGCGGTTAAGCTTGGGTGTGACGATGATCATGCTGCGAGGAATGCTCTTATTGATGTATATGCCAAGTGTGGTGCCATGTCGGATGCTCGATGTGTGTTTGAAACCATCCTTGATAAGGATGTTGTCTCTTGGAATTCGATTGTTTCCGGTAGTGCTCAGTGTGGTTGTGCTTATGAAGCTCTTGAGCTGTTTCAAAGGATGAGGTTGGAGTCATTTTCCCCTGATGCGGTTACAATTGTTGGTGTTTTTTCGGCTTGTTCTTCCCTTGGTGCCCTCCAATTTGGTTCCTCTGTTCATGCTTTTTCCTTCAAGTGTGGTCTCATGTCGTCCAGCGTCTATGTTGGCACTGCACTCCTCAATTTCTATTCAAAATGCGGCGATGCAAGATCGGCTCGCATGGTGTTCGATGGCATGGAGGAGAAGAATGCTGTGACATGGGGTGCAATGATTGGTGGATACGGCATGCAAGGCGATGGCAGTGGATCTCTTGCTCTATTTAAGGATATGTTGAGAGAAGaatttgagcctaatgatgtgtTGTTCACAACTATATTAGCAGCTTGTAGCCATTCAGGGATGGTTGGAGAAGGCTCAAGGCTGTTTGATATGATGTGTGGTGAATTGAACTTTGTTCCTTCCATGAAGCATTACGCGTGCATGGTTGATCTTTTGGCGCGTTCCGGCAACCTTGATGAAGCATTAGACTTCATGGACAAGATGCCAGTTCAGCCTAGCGTTGGTGTGTTTGGAGCTTTTCTCCATGGTTGTGGACTCCATTCGAGGTTTGACTTAGGAGAGGTTGCAATCAGGAGAATGCTGGAATTGCACCCTGATGAAGCTTGTTACTATGTCCTTGTGTCAAACCTGTATGCTTCAGATGGAAGATGGGGCATGGTTAAGGAGGTAAGAGAGATGATAAAGCAAAGTGGATTGAGCAAGGTCCCGGGTTGTAGTTCAGTGAAAATTGGTATTAACAATCATCAATATGCTAAAGTAGCAGCTATTGCTTAG
- the LOC112734135 gene encoding uncharacterized protein — translation MYRPVPVAASATPRGGLPTDSGDSVVTLDQVPRWNDADQSLGYENGEYSATYFPDPLASPSGVDGSSIGSVSRFPVDHEINSKIYLWRGNPWNLEVDAVVNSTNENMDETHSSPGLHAAAGPGLAEECATLGGCRTGMAKVTNAYDLPARRIIHTVGPKYAVKYHTAAENALSHCYRSCLELLVDNGLHSIAMGCIYTEAKNYPREPAAHVAIRTVRRFLEKQKDNIKAVVFCTTSTTDTEIYKRLLPLYFPRDKNEEQFAFSKLPADVGDENGETMIDERKIRIKPLPKKNVSKPTEDPVDLPVSDAGLVRRNSSYLDSFLDPAFMSLIKDPDQRRLEQWEKTAEAQRGWNCTKLLGYGDLGGPPLSAAEEYSLHSRYLSKANSLNLSEIAEMKIVYRGGVDSEGRPVMVVVGAHFLLRCLDLERFVLHVVKEFEPIIQKPYTIVYFHSAASLQMQPDLGWMRRLQQILGRKHQRNLHAIYVLHPTFGLKAAVFALQMFVDNVVWKKVVYVDRLLQLFRYVPREQLTIPDFVFQHDLEVNGGKGVIVDPRTKYVYQRPT, via the exons ATGTATAGGCCTGTGCCGGTGGCTGCTTCAGCCACGCCCCGAGGTGGATTGCCTACTGACAGTGGTGACTCTGTGGTGACCTTGGATCAAGTTCCGCGATGGAATGATGCTGATCAGTCCTTGGGGTATGAAAATGGAGAATATTCTGCTACATACTTTCCTGATCCTCTGGCATCGCCTTCTGGTGTAGATGGTAGTAGCATCGGTTCTGTTTCAAGATTTCCTGTTGATCATGAAATTAACTCAAAGATATATTTGTGGAGGGGAAATCCATGGAATCTTGAGGTGGATGCTGTTGTTAATTCAACAAATGAG AATATGGATGAAACACACAGCAGCCCTGGATTGCATGCTGCAGCTGGACCTGGCCTTGCAGAAGAATGTGCGACTCTG GGTGGATGCCGAACGGGGATGGCTAAAGTTACCAATGCATATGACCTTCCCGCCAG GAGAATTATCCACACTGTTGGTCCAAAGTATGCTGTGAAGTACCATACTGCTGCTGAGAATGCTTTAAGTCATTGTTATCGTTCTTGCCTGGAGCTTTTAGTTGATAATGGACTCCACAG TATTGCTATGGGTTGTATTTATACAGAGGCAAAAAACTATCCCCGAGAACCAGCTGCGCATGTAGCTATAA GAACTGTTCGGCGGTTTCTTGAGAAGCAGAAAGACAACATAAAAGCTGTTGTCTTTTGCACTACCAGCACAACCGATACAGAGATATATAAACG GTTGCTTCCACTTTACTTTCCACGAGATAAAAACGAGGAGCAGTTTGCATTTTCAAAACTTCCTGCAGATGTTGGAGATGAAAATGGTGAAACCATGATAGATGAGCGTAAAATCAGAATTAAACCTTTGCCTAAAAAGAATGTTTCAAAACCAACTGAAGATCCAGTTGATCTTCCTGTCAGTGATGCTGGCTTGGTTCGCAG GAATTCATCATATTTAGATTCATTTCTGGATCCTGCCTTCATGTCTTTGATTAAAGACCCTGACCAAAGGCGTTTGGAGCAGTGGGAGAAAACTGCTGAAGCACAAAGAGGCTGGAATTGTACCAAATTGCTTGGATATGGTGACCTTGGTGGACCTCCGCTGTCTGCTGCTGAAGAATATTCTCTCCACTCTAGATACCTTTCTAAAGCAAATTCTTTAAATCTTTCTGAAATTGCAGAGATGAAAATTGT TTATCGTGGAGGGGTAGACAGTGAGGGTCGACCCGTCATGGTGGTTGTGGGAGCTCACTTTTTGCTCAGATGTCTTGATCTTGAACGATTTGTGCTTCATGTGGTGAAG gAGTTTGAGCCCATAATACAGAAACCTTATACTATTGTCTACTTCCACTCTGCTGCTTCTTTGCAGAT GCAGCCTGATCTAGGTTGGATGAGAAGATTGCAACAAATACTTGGTAGGAAGCACCAGCGCAACCTGCAT GCAATATATGTCCTTCATCCAACTTTTGGGCTTAAGGCGGCAGTATTTGCGCTACAGATGTTTGTGGATAATGTG GTTTGGAAGAAAGTAGTATATGTTGATCGACTTCTGCAGCTCTTCAGATATGTACCTCGCGAACAGTTGACCATACCAGATTTTGTGTTCCA GCATGACTTAGAAGTTAATGGAGGGAAAGGTGTTATTGTGGATCCAAGAACAAAATATGTTTACCAAAGACCAACATGA
- the LOC112734137 gene encoding nodulin-related protein 1, translating into MASEIPEKKEEQHSTSELFSSAKLVAEAAQANFRGEADKVDKAKAADAAGDLLDAAGQYGKLDDQKGIGQYVDKAADYLHNYQSKEAAAPSSEPPKEAEGEAPKSGGGGGGLGDFAKLAGGFLK; encoded by the coding sequence ATGGCTTCCGAGATCCCAGAGAAGAAGGAGGAGCAGCACTCCACAAGCGAGCTGTTCTCTAGCGCCAAGTTGGTGGCAGAGGCGGCGCAGGCCAACTTCAGGGGGGAGGCAGACAAAGTGGACAAGGCAAAAGCTGCCGACGCAGCCGGAGACCTTCTTGACGCCGCCGGGCAGTATGGCAAGCTTGATGATCAGAAGGGCATAGGGCAGTATGTTGACAAAGCTGCTGATTATCTTCACAACTACCAGTCCAAGGAGGCAGCAGCTCCGTCATCGGAGCCTCCTAAAGAAGCTGAAGGAGAAGCACCAAAGTCCGGTGGTGGCGGCGGCGGCCTTGGTGACTTTGCAAAGCTGGCTGGCGGCTTCTTGAAATAG